From a region of the Corallococcus coralloides DSM 2259 genome:
- a CDS encoding acylase has protein sequence MDGRNGRTGGARLLPLTALLLATGCEPRTATPPAPEGPTASVKKLGAGSLSATVRRTAHGIPHVLADDFAGVGYGYGYAFAQDNFCALMDALVTVNAERSRYFGPDGTYLAALGSQYNNLKSDFFYQAINDDGTVEALLAKPPPLGPSQDVRELVRGYTAGINRYLTETGVDGLPDPRCKGAAWVRPITERDLYRRYYQLSLFASSLFFLDALVDAKPPSLLPDGTLPLPLPAPATLDRKVFPSSETLGLGSNAFGLGTQATRNGKGMLLANPHFPWEGSERFYEAHLTVPGKLNVSGVSLLGVPAILIGHNETLAWSHTVSTAYRFTPFELKLIPGFPTKYLYDGQIRDMTTRTVTVQAKAADGSLTPRQHTFYRSHLGPMMEYPSGLMTWNGLTGYAFHDANASNLRLLDAFFAMDRAANVDELRTAQNTWQGIPWVNTIATDAQGRAYYADMSVVPHVTDAKLARCVLSPIPLLVLASAGLPVLDGSRSDCALGSDADAVEPGIFGPSSLPHLTRADYVTNSNDSYWLPNPAQPLTGFPRILGGEKNVRSLRTRLGLKMVQGRLAGTDGLEGQGFTLEQLQTVMFNNRNYSGELLRDAAVSLCRRTPFVLMPDLTFEDLRPACPVLAAWDLKGDLDSRGELLWRVFLFTAVGATGGPYLVPFNANDPVNTPRTLNTLNPQVAQALGTAIRTLRERGIALDATTGSVQGKRKNGIFYPVHGCAHDEGCFNQIANQLAPDGTYEPILGSSFVMAVSFTDAGPVAKSVLTYSQSTNPASPWFADQTAMFSQKQWVDRRYTEAEIAADPALTVTHLQE, from the coding sequence ATGGATGGACGTAACGGAAGGACCGGCGGCGCCCGGCTGCTGCCGCTGACGGCGCTGCTGCTGGCCACCGGGTGTGAGCCGCGCACCGCGACGCCTCCGGCGCCGGAAGGCCCCACCGCATCAGTGAAGAAGTTGGGGGCGGGCAGCCTCTCCGCCACCGTGCGCAGGACGGCGCACGGCATTCCCCACGTGCTGGCGGATGACTTCGCGGGCGTGGGCTACGGCTACGGCTACGCGTTCGCGCAGGACAACTTCTGCGCGCTGATGGACGCGCTGGTGACGGTGAACGCCGAGCGCTCGCGCTACTTCGGGCCGGACGGCACGTACCTGGCCGCGCTGGGCAGCCAGTACAACAACCTGAAGAGCGACTTCTTCTACCAGGCCATCAACGACGACGGCACGGTGGAGGCGCTGCTGGCGAAGCCGCCGCCCCTGGGGCCCTCCCAGGACGTGCGCGAGCTGGTGCGCGGCTACACGGCGGGCATCAACCGCTACCTGACGGAGACCGGCGTGGACGGGCTGCCGGACCCGCGCTGCAAGGGCGCGGCCTGGGTGCGCCCCATCACCGAGCGCGACCTGTACCGGCGCTACTACCAGCTCAGCCTCTTCGCCAGCTCCCTCTTCTTCCTGGACGCGCTGGTGGACGCGAAGCCTCCGTCCCTCCTGCCGGACGGCACGCTGCCCCTGCCGCTGCCCGCGCCCGCCACGCTGGACCGCAAGGTGTTTCCCAGCTCGGAGACGCTGGGCCTGGGCAGCAACGCCTTCGGCCTGGGCACCCAGGCCACGCGCAACGGCAAGGGCATGCTGCTGGCCAACCCGCACTTCCCCTGGGAAGGCTCGGAGCGCTTCTACGAGGCCCACCTCACGGTGCCGGGCAAGCTCAACGTCTCCGGCGTGAGCCTGCTGGGCGTGCCCGCCATCCTCATCGGCCACAACGAGACGCTGGCCTGGAGCCACACCGTCTCCACCGCGTACCGCTTCACCCCCTTCGAGCTGAAGCTCATCCCGGGCTTCCCCACGAAGTACCTGTACGACGGCCAGATTCGCGACATGACCACCCGCACCGTCACGGTGCAGGCGAAGGCGGCGGACGGCTCGCTCACGCCGCGTCAGCACACCTTCTACCGTTCGCACCTGGGCCCGATGATGGAGTACCCGTCCGGCCTGATGACGTGGAACGGCCTCACCGGCTACGCGTTCCATGACGCCAACGCCTCCAACCTGCGCCTGCTGGATGCCTTCTTCGCCATGGACCGCGCGGCGAACGTGGACGAGCTGCGCACGGCGCAGAACACCTGGCAGGGCATCCCCTGGGTGAACACCATCGCCACGGACGCGCAGGGCCGCGCGTACTACGCGGACATGAGCGTGGTGCCGCACGTCACCGACGCGAAGCTCGCGCGCTGCGTGCTGTCCCCCATCCCGCTGCTGGTGCTCGCGAGCGCGGGGCTGCCGGTGCTGGACGGCTCGCGCTCCGACTGCGCGCTGGGCAGCGACGCGGACGCGGTGGAGCCGGGCATCTTCGGCCCGAGCAGCCTGCCGCACCTCACCCGCGCCGACTACGTCACCAACTCCAATGACAGCTACTGGCTGCCCAACCCCGCCCAGCCGCTCACCGGCTTCCCGCGCATCCTGGGCGGTGAGAAGAACGTGCGCAGCCTGCGCACGCGCCTGGGCCTGAAGATGGTGCAGGGCCGGCTCGCGGGCACGGACGGCCTGGAGGGCCAGGGCTTCACGCTGGAGCAGCTCCAGACGGTGATGTTCAACAACCGCAACTACTCCGGCGAGCTGCTGCGCGACGCCGCGGTGTCGCTGTGCCGCCGCACGCCCTTCGTGCTGATGCCGGACCTCACCTTCGAGGACCTGCGCCCTGCCTGCCCCGTGCTGGCCGCGTGGGACCTGAAGGGCGACCTGGACAGCCGGGGCGAGCTGCTCTGGCGCGTGTTCCTCTTCACCGCGGTGGGTGCCACGGGCGGTCCGTACCTGGTGCCCTTCAACGCGAACGACCCCGTCAACACGCCGCGCACGCTCAACACGCTGAACCCGCAGGTGGCCCAGGCGCTGGGCACCGCCATCCGCACGCTGCGCGAGCGCGGCATTGCCCTGGATGCGACGACGGGCTCCGTGCAGGGCAAGCGCAAGAACGGCATCTTCTACCCGGTGCACGGCTGCGCCCACGACGAGGGCTGCTTCAACCAGATCGCCAACCAGCTGGCGCCGGACGGCACGTATGAGCCCATCCTGGGCTCCAGCTTCGTCATGGCCGTGTCCTTCACGGACGCGGGCCCCGTGGCGAAGTCCGTGCTCACCTACTCCCAGTCCACCAACCCGGCCTCGCCCTGGTTCGCGGACCAGACGGCGATGTTCTCCCAGAAGCAGTGGGTGGACCGGCGCTACACGGAGGCGGAGATCGCCGCCGACCCGGCGCTGACCGTCACGCACCTCCAGGAGTAG
- a CDS encoding YciI family protein gives MRFMLIPRPSTLEPTHSDIPFDEAVFIAQMKYNEEMHKAGVLIASEGLSPSPGAHVVFKDGKSTVKDGPYAETKELIGGFYVLEVKSKEEAIEWARRYPGGMGNDDVMEVRPLTGTGDIPPELVTLIEKVAPTWSQTFK, from the coding sequence ATGCGCTTCATGCTCATCCCCCGCCCCTCCACCCTCGAGCCCACGCACTCGGACATCCCCTTCGACGAGGCCGTCTTCATCGCGCAGATGAAATACAACGAGGAGATGCACAAGGCCGGCGTGCTCATCGCCTCCGAGGGCCTCAGTCCCTCGCCGGGCGCGCACGTCGTCTTCAAGGACGGCAAGTCCACCGTGAAGGATGGCCCCTACGCGGAGACGAAGGAGCTCATCGGCGGCTTCTACGTGCTGGAGGTGAAGTCGAAGGAGGAGGCCATCGAGTGGGCCCGCCGCTATCCCGGCGGCATGGGCAACGACGACGTGATGGAGGTCCGCCCCCTCACCGGCACCGGAGACATCCCGCCGGAGCTGGTGACGCTCATCGAGAAGGTGGCGCCCACCTGGAGCCAGACCTTCAAGTAG
- a CDS encoding SDR family NAD(P)-dependent oxidoreductase produces MKTPAVENLPPPPDTETALPPDVSVEDVRRATALLGTLAEHRALLHHLPQEDHHALMAAAGRLIHPDKATKSRMVNALRKEKKDALRANDRAVRSSTEIRVLRKAPVLTLPVLPAPPPEATPERLLEVPRKCYVCKAEFRKVHFFYDAMCIPCGDLNYARRTQRADLKGQVALITGARVKIGFQASLMLLRSGATVIATTRFPQDAVHRYAREPDFADWAHRLQVHGLDLRHAPSVELFARHIEQTHERLDILINNAAQTVRRPPGFYQHLLDGELRDVDTLAPQLRALLAGHEACVAALRPALGPGDMGNASLPVANWRSSDPALGIHSSAALSLLPYAMEQEGDTHALFPQGRLDADLQQVDLRATNSWRLKLSEVRTAEMLEVHLVNAVAPFILCGKLKPLMLKDRSRPGHIVNVSAMEGSFSRWTKTDRHPHTNMAKAALNMMTLTSAPDYARDNIFMNAADTGWVTDEDPARFAERKTQELDFQPPLDIVDGAARVVDPIMTAVNTGEYVWGNFFKDYRPTDW; encoded by the coding sequence GTGAAGACTCCGGCCGTCGAGAACCTCCCGCCCCCGCCCGACACCGAAACGGCCCTGCCGCCCGACGTCTCCGTGGAGGACGTGCGCCGCGCCACGGCGCTGCTCGGCACGCTCGCCGAGCACCGCGCGCTGCTGCACCACCTGCCCCAGGAGGATCACCACGCCCTGATGGCCGCCGCGGGCCGGCTCATCCACCCGGACAAGGCCACGAAGTCGCGGATGGTCAACGCGCTCCGGAAGGAGAAGAAGGACGCGCTGCGCGCCAACGACCGCGCCGTGCGATCCAGCACGGAGATCCGCGTGCTGCGCAAGGCGCCGGTGCTCACCCTGCCCGTGCTGCCCGCGCCGCCCCCGGAAGCCACGCCGGAGCGTCTGCTGGAGGTGCCGCGCAAGTGCTACGTGTGCAAGGCGGAGTTCCGCAAGGTCCACTTCTTCTACGACGCCATGTGCATCCCGTGCGGGGACCTGAACTACGCCCGGCGCACGCAGCGCGCGGACCTCAAGGGCCAGGTGGCGCTCATCACCGGCGCGCGGGTGAAGATTGGCTTCCAGGCGTCGCTGATGCTCCTGCGCTCGGGGGCGACGGTCATCGCCACCACGCGCTTTCCCCAGGACGCGGTGCACCGCTACGCGCGCGAGCCGGACTTCGCGGACTGGGCCCACCGGCTCCAGGTGCACGGCCTGGACCTGCGTCACGCACCCAGCGTGGAGCTGTTCGCGCGCCACATCGAACAGACGCATGAGCGGCTGGACATCCTCATCAACAACGCCGCGCAGACCGTGCGCCGGCCGCCGGGCTTCTACCAGCACCTGCTGGACGGTGAGCTGCGCGACGTGGACACCCTGGCCCCCCAGCTGCGCGCACTGCTCGCGGGCCACGAGGCCTGCGTCGCCGCGCTCCGCCCCGCGCTGGGCCCGGGCGACATGGGCAACGCGTCACTGCCCGTGGCGAACTGGCGCAGCAGCGACCCGGCGCTGGGCATCCACTCCTCCGCCGCGCTGTCGCTGCTGCCCTACGCCATGGAGCAGGAGGGCGACACGCACGCCCTCTTCCCGCAAGGAAGGCTGGACGCGGACCTCCAGCAGGTGGACCTGCGCGCCACGAACTCCTGGCGCCTCAAGCTGTCGGAGGTGCGCACCGCGGAGATGCTGGAGGTGCACCTGGTGAACGCGGTGGCGCCCTTCATCCTGTGCGGGAAGTTGAAGCCGCTGATGCTCAAGGACCGCTCGCGGCCGGGCCACATCGTCAACGTGTCCGCCATGGAGGGCAGCTTCTCCCGCTGGACCAAGACGGACCGGCACCCGCACACCAACATGGCCAAGGCCGCGCTGAACATGATGACGCTCACCTCCGCGCCGGACTACGCGCGGGACAACATCTTCATGAACGCGGCGGACACCGGCTGGGTGACGGACGAAGACCCCGCCCGCTTCGCCGAGCGCAAGACGCAGGAGCTGGACTTCCAGCCCCCGCTGGACATCGTGGACGGGGCCGCGCGCGTCGTGGACCCCATCATGACCGCCGTGAACACCGGCGAGTACGTCTGGGGCAACTTCTTCAAGGACTACCGCCCCACGGACTGGTGA
- a CDS encoding SDR family oxidoreductase translates to MKTILITGCSSGFGLDTARHFLEHGWKVIATMRKPREDVLPRSEHLRVLPLDVTDPASIRKLVEDAGPIDVLVNNAGVGLMGVFEGTSMETVRNTFETNTFGAMAVTQAFLPGFRQQKSGVIVNVSSGTTLKPLPLLAVYSASKAALNAFTESLALELQPLNVRVSLVIPGRSPETPFAQNAQSRGQNQGVTVPEAYAGFVRSIFEQRTAHASGPVTRSADVVEAIWRAVNDPSSPLRLPAGADAVEMARTRP, encoded by the coding sequence ATGAAGACGATCCTGATCACCGGCTGCTCGTCCGGATTCGGCCTCGACACCGCCCGCCACTTCCTCGAGCACGGCTGGAAGGTCATCGCCACGATGCGCAAGCCGCGCGAGGACGTGCTGCCCCGCTCCGAGCACCTGCGCGTGCTCCCGCTGGATGTCACCGACCCGGCGAGCATCCGGAAGCTGGTGGAGGACGCCGGCCCCATCGACGTGCTGGTCAACAACGCGGGCGTGGGCCTGATGGGTGTCTTCGAGGGCACGTCCATGGAGACGGTCCGCAACACCTTCGAAACGAACACGTTCGGCGCGATGGCCGTGACGCAGGCATTCCTGCCCGGGTTCCGGCAGCAGAAGTCGGGGGTCATCGTGAACGTCTCGTCGGGCACGACGCTGAAGCCGCTCCCGCTGCTCGCCGTGTACAGCGCGAGCAAGGCGGCCCTCAACGCGTTCACCGAATCGCTCGCACTGGAGCTCCAGCCCCTCAATGTGCGGGTGAGCCTGGTGATTCCGGGCCGCTCGCCGGAGACGCCCTTCGCCCAGAACGCCCAGTCCCGAGGGCAGAACCAGGGCGTCACCGTTCCCGAGGCCTACGCCGGGTTCGTGCGGAGCATCTTCGAGCAGAGGACGGCGCACGCCTCGGGACCGGTCACCCGGTCCGCGGACGTGGTGGAGGCCATCTGGCGCGCGGTGAACGACCCGTCCTCCCCGCTCCGCCTGCCCGCGGGCGCGGACGCCGTGGAGATGGCCCGGACACGCCCCTAG
- a CDS encoding regulatory protein RecX, whose translation MDDPTDRDPDRRREPRKPKPPRKVSPRYLENAALHYLKRYAATVSQLKRVMMRRVDRSVKFHGTDRVEAVGWVDALAEKLIRNGLINDRTYAETRVHSLRASGRSARVITQKLRMKGVAPELVQEKLAEATQDVPEDAAARIWARKKRLGPYRRDPSTREENRKKDLAALARAGFSFAIAKRVIDGTADDLPSRD comes from the coding sequence ATGGATGATCCCACCGACAGGGACCCGGACCGCCGCCGGGAGCCTCGCAAGCCAAAGCCTCCCCGGAAGGTATCGCCGCGCTATCTGGAGAACGCGGCGCTGCACTACCTCAAGCGGTACGCGGCCACGGTGAGCCAGCTCAAGCGCGTGATGATGCGCCGGGTGGACCGCTCCGTGAAGTTCCACGGCACCGACCGCGTGGAGGCCGTGGGCTGGGTGGACGCGCTGGCGGAGAAGCTCATCCGCAATGGCCTCATCAATGACCGGACCTACGCGGAGACGCGCGTGCACTCGCTGCGCGCGTCCGGCCGCAGCGCGCGCGTCATCACCCAGAAGCTGCGCATGAAGGGCGTGGCGCCGGAGCTGGTGCAGGAGAAGCTGGCGGAGGCCACCCAGGACGTGCCGGAAGACGCCGCCGCCCGCATCTGGGCGCGCAAGAAGCGGCTGGGCCCCTACCGGCGCGACCCGAGCACGCGCGAGGAGAACCGCAAGAAGGACCTGGCGGCGCTCGCCCGCGCGGGCTTCTCCTTCGCCATCGCGAAGCGCGTCATCGACGGGACGGCGGACGACCTGCCGTCCCGCGATTGA
- a CDS encoding AraC family transcriptional regulator → MVDPLAEVVSLLQPGAPFSKLVSGAGRWRVRRAENGRPFYCAVLMGRSRLAIDGREPVILEKGDFVLIPAAFDFMTTSIEPPKGKQETPRIVLPDGEIRNGIHHGPPDVRLLVGYCTFASPDASLLVSLLPQFVHVRGEQRLTTLVELLKDESRERRPAREVILARLMEVLLIEALRSTAGIAASPGLLRGLSDERLAVAIRRMHERPTQAWTVAQLAKEAALSRSAFFERFNRALGVAPMEYLLGWRMALAKDLLLRKQEATVAEVAEQVGYSSASTFSVAFTRHVGLPPTHYAREQRQAPEAEGGSPSRRATGQPGPGRAPRRSGGRGPQGRTPVVELSRHG, encoded by the coding sequence ATGGTCGATCCACTCGCGGAGGTGGTCTCGCTGCTCCAGCCAGGCGCCCCGTTCTCCAAGCTTGTCAGTGGCGCGGGCAGGTGGAGGGTACGGCGAGCGGAGAATGGGCGGCCCTTCTACTGCGCGGTCCTCATGGGGAGGAGCCGCCTCGCCATCGATGGGCGCGAGCCGGTCATCCTCGAGAAGGGGGACTTCGTCTTGATCCCCGCGGCGTTCGACTTCATGACGACGAGCATCGAGCCGCCCAAGGGAAAGCAGGAGACGCCGCGCATCGTGTTGCCCGATGGTGAAATCAGGAACGGCATTCACCACGGCCCGCCGGATGTCCGGCTGCTGGTGGGGTACTGCACCTTCGCCTCTCCGGACGCGAGCCTGCTCGTTTCGCTCCTGCCCCAGTTCGTGCACGTCCGCGGCGAGCAGCGGCTCACCACCCTCGTGGAGCTCTTGAAGGACGAGTCGCGCGAACGGCGGCCCGCGCGCGAGGTCATCCTCGCTCGCCTCATGGAGGTGCTGCTCATCGAGGCGCTCCGCTCCACGGCGGGCATCGCGGCGTCGCCGGGCCTCCTGCGAGGGCTCTCCGACGAGCGCCTGGCCGTGGCCATCCGCCGGATGCACGAGCGCCCGACCCAGGCGTGGACCGTGGCGCAGCTGGCGAAGGAGGCCGCGCTGTCCCGTTCGGCGTTCTTCGAGCGCTTCAACCGCGCGCTGGGCGTGGCCCCGATGGAGTACCTGCTCGGCTGGCGCATGGCCCTGGCGAAGGACCTGCTGCTGCGCAAGCAGGAGGCCACCGTCGCCGAGGTCGCGGAGCAGGTCGGCTACAGCTCCGCGAGCACCTTCAGCGTGGCCTTCACCCGCCACGTCGGACTGCCGCCCACGCATTACGCGCGGGAGCAGCGCCAGGCTCCAGAGGCCGAGGGCGGGAGCCCGTCACGGCGGGCCACCGGGCAGCCGGGCCCCGGGCGGGCTCCCCGGAGGAGCGGCGGACGCGGCCCCCAGGGTCGGACCCCGGTGGTAGAGCTGTCCCGCCATGGATGA
- a CDS encoding YybH family protein, translating into MKRMFAGALVVAALGTLGCGGAKASGPGAEAVMARQSLEDQRAGLRAADQAMSDAAEKAGSAQAFADFVADDAVLLVDGTYAPKGREAIRAWLAAHPLEAEGRVRWAPVRWDVSADGTLGYAVGNVSVESGGTSVRPTARYITAWRRQPDGQWRVAVAVLNAAKTPMTPPAGFASSSTQPAPEPRALPPAKVLEEAKAADSAFSAMSVTEGMGKAFAAWAAQDAVMPLGSAGIYGHDAIAKAYAPFTLEAIDLRWEPVLGDAAGSGDLAYTVGRAISTGKNEQGQPEVDHVKYLTVWRRQADGQWRYVTDGGNASPGPQGP; encoded by the coding sequence ATGAAACGGATGTTCGCGGGCGCGCTCGTCGTCGCGGCGTTGGGGACCCTGGGGTGTGGTGGGGCGAAGGCCTCCGGGCCGGGCGCGGAGGCCGTGATGGCCCGGCAGTCGCTGGAGGACCAGCGTGCGGGGCTGCGTGCGGCGGACCAGGCCATGTCGGACGCGGCGGAGAAGGCCGGGTCGGCGCAGGCATTCGCGGACTTCGTCGCGGACGACGCGGTGCTGCTGGTGGACGGCACGTACGCGCCGAAGGGCAGGGAGGCCATCCGCGCGTGGCTGGCCGCGCATCCGCTGGAGGCGGAGGGCAGGGTGCGCTGGGCGCCCGTGCGCTGGGACGTCAGCGCGGACGGGACGCTGGGGTACGCGGTGGGCAACGTGTCCGTGGAGTCGGGAGGCACGTCGGTGCGGCCGACCGCGCGCTACATCACCGCGTGGAGGCGCCAGCCGGACGGGCAGTGGCGCGTGGCGGTGGCGGTGCTCAACGCCGCCAAGACGCCGATGACGCCGCCCGCGGGCTTCGCGTCTTCGTCCACGCAGCCGGCGCCGGAGCCGCGCGCGCTGCCGCCCGCGAAGGTGCTGGAGGAGGCGAAGGCCGCGGACAGCGCGTTCTCCGCCATGTCCGTCACCGAGGGCATGGGCAAGGCCTTCGCCGCCTGGGCCGCGCAGGACGCGGTGATGCCGCTCGGCTCCGCCGGCATCTACGGTCATGACGCCATCGCGAAGGCGTACGCGCCGTTCACGCTGGAGGCCATCGACCTGCGCTGGGAGCCGGTGCTGGGGGACGCGGCGGGCTCTGGCGACCTCGCGTACACGGTGGGCCGCGCCATCTCCACGGGCAAGAACGAGCAGGGCCAGCCGGAGGTGGACCACGTGAAGTACCTCACCGTCTGGCGCCGGCAGGCCGATGGCCAGTGGCGCTACGTCACCGACGGCGGCAACGCCAGCCCCGGCCCGCAGGGGCCGTGA
- a CDS encoding glycoside hydrolase family 26 protein, which produces MTHVPPKSSLFCLLAALVLCLGASRASAQVSRTLSTPGPTAQAQKVYNLLTDLENNSRNGGTKQTIMGQHCEAQKEAYAGEYWVKVGDLSGRRPGFVEFDFGPGNYRNTYAEAYVDYAVGFARDRFSYGEGIVGFSFHMSYPGASVKSWPNNFRQSWMDSNWFGRVINWQANTAEYQALLRDLSFAADKLAYLQQQGVPVLYRPFHEMNKKGSASPFWWANQDPAQYKQLWNITHDYLVKTRGLKNLIFVWSPYEWDGTYGGDPWNYYPGNDRVDVVAVDIYHGNPYFPAQFYTGLAGYNKPRMLAETDKLPVRWGDSRYGTVSELDARPWAIYSIWGDSLVYNLGTTSPNDWNVSSSYKAIKDTYGYYSTYWRVLTGGSNATYNWGALR; this is translated from the coding sequence GTGACGCACGTCCCCCCGAAGTCATCCCTCTTTTGCCTTCTGGCGGCGCTGGTGCTGTGCCTGGGCGCAAGCCGCGCGAGCGCGCAGGTGTCCCGGACGCTGAGCACGCCCGGTCCCACGGCGCAGGCGCAGAAGGTCTACAACCTGCTGACGGACCTGGAGAACAACAGCCGCAACGGTGGGACGAAGCAGACCATCATGGGCCAGCACTGCGAGGCCCAGAAGGAGGCCTACGCGGGCGAGTACTGGGTGAAGGTGGGGGACCTCTCCGGCCGCCGCCCGGGCTTCGTGGAGTTCGACTTCGGGCCGGGCAATTACCGGAACACCTACGCGGAAGCGTACGTGGACTACGCGGTGGGCTTCGCGCGCGACCGCTTCAGCTACGGCGAGGGCATCGTGGGGTTCAGCTTCCACATGTCCTATCCGGGAGCGTCCGTGAAGAGCTGGCCGAACAACTTCCGGCAGTCATGGATGGATTCCAACTGGTTCGGCCGGGTCATCAACTGGCAGGCCAACACGGCGGAGTACCAGGCGCTGCTGCGGGACTTGTCCTTCGCGGCGGACAAGCTCGCGTACCTCCAGCAGCAGGGCGTGCCGGTGCTGTACCGCCCCTTCCACGAGATGAACAAGAAGGGGAGCGCGTCACCGTTCTGGTGGGCGAACCAGGATCCCGCCCAGTACAAGCAGCTCTGGAACATCACGCACGACTACCTGGTGAAGACGCGCGGTTTGAAGAACCTCATCTTCGTCTGGTCGCCGTACGAGTGGGACGGCACCTACGGCGGGGACCCGTGGAACTACTACCCGGGCAATGACCGCGTGGACGTGGTGGCCGTGGACATCTACCACGGCAATCCCTACTTCCCGGCGCAGTTCTATACGGGGCTCGCGGGCTACAACAAACCGCGCATGCTGGCGGAGACGGACAAGCTGCCGGTGCGCTGGGGTGACAGCCGCTACGGCACGGTGTCCGAGTTGGACGCGCGCCCGTGGGCCATCTACTCCATCTGGGGCGACTCGCTCGTCTACAACCTGGGCACGACGAGCCCCAACGACTGGAACGTGTCCAGCAGCTACAAGGCCATCAAGGACACGTATGGGTACTACAGCACGTACTGGCGCGTGCTGACCGGCGGGAGCAACGCGACCTACAACTGGGGCGCGCTGCGCTGA